Proteins from a single region of Deltaproteobacteria bacterium:
- a CDS encoding alpha/beta hydrolase, whose product MEKKVEFKSEGFRIQGLISRGTGPGGIVITHPHPQFGGDMYNPVVESIGSVYQRKNRTTLRFNFRGVGASEGRYSEGVGEREDVLTAVAWLRQEGIDRIDLAGYSFGAWVNAHVDGRAAAIDRMIMVSPPVAFIKFEEGLRLPRLELVVGGSRDEIAPPGVIRGLLPQWNADARFEEIQGADHFYFGYFEQLEAILEKYVFER is encoded by the coding sequence ATGGAAAAAAAAGTCGAATTTAAATCGGAAGGTTTTCGCATCCAGGGGTTGATCAGCCGGGGAACGGGACCGGGGGGCATCGTCATCACGCACCCGCACCCGCAGTTCGGCGGTGACATGTACAACCCGGTCGTCGAGTCCATCGGCAGTGTGTACCAGCGTAAAAACCGCACCACCCTGCGCTTCAACTTCAGGGGGGTCGGGGCCAGTGAAGGCCGTTACAGTGAGGGTGTCGGTGAACGCGAAGATGTTTTAACGGCCGTTGCCTGGCTCCGGCAGGAAGGCATCGACCGTATCGACCTGGCCGGCTATTCGTTCGGTGCCTGGGTCAATGCCCACGTCGACGGTAGGGCTGCGGCCATTGACAGAATGATCATGGTTTCGCCGCCGGTGGCTTTTATTAAATTCGAAGAAGGGTTGCGCCTGCCGCGTCTCGAGCTGGTTGTCGGCGGGAGCCGCGATGAGATCGCCCCTCCCGGCGTCATTCGCGGCTTGCTGCCGCAATGGAACGCGGATGCCCGCTTCGAGGAAATTCAGGGCGCCGACCACTTCTATTTCGGTTATTTCGAGCAACTGGAGGCGATACTCGAAAAATATGTGTTCGAGCGGTAG
- a CDS encoding DMT family transporter — protein sequence MTSGAACYALTRIPHTVYRKPNTLNNNIAMISIYIKLLMTAIFWGGTFIAGRVVSGHVNPYAAAFLRFVVASFFLVLLLAKEEGLPRRVEAKKTLALVMLGATGVFAYNLFFFKGLQLISAGRASLIIANNPIFLAIFSFLLFKEKMTPLKVIGILISVTGAVIAISGGNPTALLSGGVGMGDVYIFCCVCFWVAYSLIGKKAMDTFSPLAAVTGAAVTGVLLLFIPAWQSGMLAEMARYRPADWAAIFYLGIFGTVLGFVWYYDGIKAIGPARAGLFINFVPLSAIVMGYLILGEAVTISLAAGAALVISGVVLTNTASVRLPK from the coding sequence ATGACCAGCGGGGCAGCCTGCTACGCCCTGACCCGCATACCGCACACCGTATACCGTAAACCGAATACCTTAAACAACAACATCGCCATGATCAGCATCTACATCAAACTCCTGATGACCGCCATTTTCTGGGGCGGGACCTTCATTGCCGGCAGGGTGGTCAGCGGGCACGTGAACCCCTATGCAGCCGCTTTTTTACGATTCGTCGTGGCATCCTTTTTCCTGGTGCTGCTGCTGGCCAAAGAGGAGGGCCTGCCGCGCCGCGTAGAGGCGAAAAAAACGCTGGCGCTCGTTATGCTGGGCGCCACGGGTGTGTTCGCCTACAACCTGTTTTTCTTCAAAGGGCTGCAGCTCATCAGCGCAGGAAGGGCGTCGCTGATCATCGCCAACAACCCCATCTTCCTGGCCATATTCTCCTTTCTGCTTTTCAAGGAAAAAATGACCCCATTGAAGGTCATCGGCATCCTCATCTCCGTTACAGGCGCCGTCATCGCCATTTCCGGCGGGAACCCGACCGCCTTGCTGTCGGGCGGTGTCGGGATGGGGGATGTGTACATCTTCTGCTGTGTCTGCTTCTGGGTCGCCTACTCTCTGATCGGGAAAAAAGCGATGGACACCTTCTCCCCCCTGGCGGCCGTCACCGGTGCGGCCGTCACCGGCGTCCTGCTGCTGTTCATCCCGGCCTGGCAGTCCGGCATGCTGGCTGAAATGGCCCGCTACCGCCCGGCGGACTGGGCGGCTATTTTTTACCTGGGGATTTTCGGCACCGTGCTCGGTTTTGTCTGGTATTATGACGGCATCAAAGCCATCGGCCCGGCCAGGGCCGGCCTGTTCATCAATTTCGTGCCCCTGAGCGCCATCGTCATGGGATATCTGATACTCGGTGAGGCCGTCACCATTTCCCTGGCCGCCGGGGCCGCCCTGGTCATATCTGGCGTTGTCCTGACCAATACGGCGTCCGTGCGCCTGCCGAAATGA
- a CDS encoding ATP-binding protein, whose product MVPETTLHFFCGKMAAGKSTLAIALAKDNDAILLKEDDWLSYLYPEEITDIQEYIRYSARLKNILSGHVVSLLSHGVSVVLDFPANTKDQRNWFRSIYERANASHLLHFVDVSDAICKRQLKERSKDKPEGSAFTSDAEFDAITKYFQAPSEDEGFDIIRYQR is encoded by the coding sequence ATGGTTCCTGAAACAACACTTCATTTCTTTTGTGGGAAAATGGCTGCGGGGAAATCGACTTTAGCTATTGCGTTGGCAAAAGACAATGATGCTATTCTGTTAAAAGAGGATGATTGGCTCTCTTATCTCTATCCTGAAGAAATAACAGATATTCAAGAATACATTAGATACAGTGCGCGCCTGAAAAATATATTATCTGGCCATGTGGTATCATTGCTTTCTCATGGGGTGTCCGTTGTACTTGACTTCCCTGCAAACACAAAAGACCAACGCAACTGGTTCCGCTCCATTTATGAACGCGCAAACGCATCACACCTGCTTCACTTTGTCGATGTGAGTGATGCCATATGTAAAAGGCAATTAAAAGAAAGGAGCAAAGACAAGCCAGAAGGCTCCGCTTTTACTTCAGATGCTGAGTTTGATGCTATTACAAAATATTTTCAAGCGCCTTCGGAAGACGAGGGGTTTGATATAATCAGGTATCAAAGGTAA